A genomic region of Bernardetia sp. ABR2-2B contains the following coding sequences:
- a CDS encoding PaaI family thioesterase yields MNPILAMVKAQEGKKLGAINPPFSQWLDGRLISANEGELEMEYEVREEMTNPVGILHGGIHSAIMDDLIGTSCFLLALPHVYLSVNLTVDFLGQAKIGDKVIARTILVRKGKTMINFSAEIHHAETGQLISRATSNMVNSGMQSAWAKEEK; encoded by the coding sequence ATGAATCCAATTTTGGCAATGGTAAAAGCACAAGAAGGAAAAAAATTAGGTGCAATAAATCCTCCTTTTTCTCAATGGTTAGATGGCAGACTTATTTCTGCAAATGAAGGTGAGTTAGAAATGGAATACGAAGTACGAGAAGAAATGACAAATCCAGTTGGAATTTTGCACGGTGGAATCCACTCTGCAATTATGGATGACCTTATCGGCACATCTTGCTTTTTACTTGCCCTTCCTCACGTATATTTATCTGTAAACTTAACGGTTGATTTTTTAGGACAAGCAAAAATAGGAGATAAAGTAATTGCAAGAACTATCTTGGTCAGAAAAGGAAAAACAATGATAAACTTTTCGGCAGAAATTCATCACGCAGAAACAGGTCAGCTTATCAGTCGTGCTACTTCAAATATGGTAAATTCGGGTATGCAATCGGCTTGGGCGAAGGAAGAGAAATAA
- the asnS gene encoding asparagine--tRNA ligase produces MKRQDIKELLDSKEFDQPVHTKGWIRGERGNAYVRFLGLNDGSSLQNIQVVADAEKFDENIRKRFNVGAAVSVTGTLVESKGKGQSVEIVADKIEILGDADAEKYPIQPKAHSMEFLRENAHLRSRTTTFGAIFRLRHALSYAIHNYFNERRFYYWHSPILTASDAEGAGESFRVTNFDIDDFDSIPKITEGDHKGKIDNKEDFFGQPTNLTVSGQLEAELGALGLGRVYTFGPTFRAENSNTARHLAEFWMVEPEMAFYDLKDNMDLVEDFLKYLIKYALDNYREEIEFLDAKFNKENSMKKKTERAEMGLIEKLEFVLANDFKRVTYTEAIDVLLGSKHYKKGKFQYDVKWGVDLQSEHERFLVEKHFKTPVILYNYPKDIKAFYMRQNDGEEEGKETVAAMDVLFPGIGEIVGGSQREERLDRLQARTDEMGITEELWWYLDTRKFGTVEHSGFGLGFERLILFITGMGNIRDVIPFPRTPKNAEF; encoded by the coding sequence ATGAAAAGACAAGATATAAAAGAGCTATTAGACTCAAAAGAGTTTGACCAACCTGTACATACAAAAGGATGGATTCGTGGAGAACGTGGAAATGCGTATGTTCGTTTTTTAGGACTTAATGACGGTTCTAGCCTTCAGAATATTCAAGTAGTGGCTGATGCTGAAAAGTTTGATGAAAATATTAGAAAGCGTTTTAATGTAGGTGCTGCCGTTTCGGTTACAGGAACTTTAGTAGAATCTAAAGGAAAAGGTCAGAGCGTAGAAATTGTGGCTGATAAAATTGAGATTTTGGGTGATGCTGATGCCGAAAAATATCCGATTCAACCAAAGGCACATTCGATGGAGTTTTTGAGAGAAAATGCACATCTTAGAAGTCGTACTACTACTTTTGGTGCAATTTTCCGTTTGCGTCATGCACTTTCTTATGCTATTCATAATTATTTCAACGAACGTCGTTTTTATTACTGGCATTCTCCAATACTTACAGCATCAGATGCAGAAGGCGCAGGAGAAAGTTTTAGAGTAACTAATTTTGATATTGATGATTTTGATTCAATTCCTAAAATTACAGAAGGCGACCACAAGGGAAAAATAGATAATAAAGAAGATTTTTTCGGACAACCTACTAACCTTACTGTTTCTGGACAACTGGAAGCTGAACTTGGAGCTTTAGGATTAGGAAGAGTTTATACATTTGGTCCTACTTTTAGAGCCGAAAACTCAAATACGGCTCGTCATTTAGCAGAATTTTGGATGGTAGAACCTGAGATGGCTTTCTATGATTTGAAAGATAATATGGATTTAGTAGAAGATTTTTTGAAATATCTTATCAAATATGCTTTAGACAATTATAGAGAAGAAATTGAGTTTTTAGATGCAAAGTTCAATAAAGAAAACTCAATGAAGAAAAAAACAGAACGTGCAGAAATGGGTCTGATTGAAAAATTAGAATTTGTTTTGGCAAACGACTTCAAGCGAGTTACTTATACAGAAGCAATTGATGTTTTGCTTGGCTCTAAGCATTACAAAAAAGGAAAATTCCAATATGATGTAAAGTGGGGAGTAGATTTACAATCCGAACACGAACGTTTCTTAGTAGAAAAGCATTTCAAAACACCAGTTATTCTCTACAACTATCCAAAAGACATCAAGGCATTTTATATGCGCCAAAATGATGGAGAAGAAGAAGGCAAAGAAACCGTAGCAGCAATGGATGTACTTTTCCCAGGTATTGGAGAGATTGTAGGAGGTTCGCAGCGTGAAGAGCGTTTGGATAGATTACAAGCACGTACTGACGAAATGGGAATTACAGAAGAGCTTTGGTGGTATTTGGATACTCGTAAGTTTGGGACAGTCGAACACTCTGGTTTCGGACTTGGTTTTGAGCGTTTGATACTCTTTATTACTGGAATGGGAAATATTAGAGATGTAATTCCTTTTCCTCGTACTCCTAAAAATGCTGAGTTTTAG
- a CDS encoding M48 family metallopeptidase, translating into MKQILLISTLLLLSVLIVDTSNLYAQQDYLHQPLKSEGKIPPAFLNTVKENYAINSENRTEADLDDFNVISGYAVKQLLWSGKIVFGDTVTRYLNRVADIVLKDNPTLRQEIQIYTVKSSVVNAFTTSDGFIFVNLGLIANCENEAQLAYILAHEISHYVKQHSVNRYTYRREEQRNAGRFTWKNSNREKVDYTARLNISNYSRTQEIEADDYGLELFSKTAYDQDASVSGFEMLDASDTLEKVTFKKAYFTNQYIQEFDDSLFRERTPPYTTVGRWIGLDVEYESEDEDEKLSTHPNIEARIKNISKRITETTNQNKLYITATKESFQNIKKIADYEILQIQLVQNRCIDAIYQIIALNNKYNENSSTDITMAKALYGIAKHGNVEEKISTNYDYSETDWKDNNWYAALGEMTERDKTIFALTYLFSNLDKKIDTLYSKKAITDLLIDVYIYHDELLKENLRITNNFDSVWTTQMTKHARYDEFLKVAKEEFDEYQEWEDFKENRKGMREYRKRVVKARYNGFKLGVDDVMITDVRYLKMNVKKGKIAPLKTLIDKEEYAIESIKESADRLDLNTLVLDPRALEKSETTLAIFNDLATVNSWYIAQPDIDEMYTFVTSNYTDIEEVAERNGTRHFVRMAMLDLKAPFESSKYYLYGGAGFIFTAAAFYMFPYTIYRTFVNHDAIILTEVYDLDRSRPLIMYNVSGKPFGKTNMKQNIFFQLSQIKSK; encoded by the coding sequence ATGAAACAAATCTTACTTATCTCTACATTATTATTACTTAGTGTATTGATTGTAGATACTTCAAATCTTTACGCACAACAAGATTATCTACACCAACCCTTAAAATCAGAAGGTAAAATACCACCTGCTTTCCTCAATACCGTAAAAGAAAACTACGCTATCAATTCTGAAAACCGTACGGAAGCTGACTTAGATGACTTCAATGTTATTAGTGGTTATGCTGTCAAACAATTACTTTGGAGTGGCAAAATCGTATTTGGAGATACTGTTACTCGTTATCTTAATCGTGTTGCTGATATTGTTTTGAAAGATAACCCTACGTTGCGCCAAGAAATTCAGATTTATACAGTTAAGTCATCTGTTGTGAATGCTTTTACTACTTCAGACGGGTTTATTTTTGTGAATCTTGGACTTATTGCAAATTGTGAAAACGAAGCTCAACTAGCCTATATTTTAGCACATGAAATTTCTCATTATGTCAAACAACATAGTGTAAATAGATATACCTATCGTAGAGAAGAACAAAGAAATGCAGGTAGGTTTACGTGGAAAAACTCTAACAGAGAAAAAGTAGATTATACAGCACGACTGAATATTAGTAATTATTCCAGAACACAGGAAATAGAAGCTGATGATTATGGACTAGAACTCTTCAGTAAAACTGCCTACGACCAAGATGCCTCCGTAAGTGGTTTTGAGATGCTTGATGCCTCAGATACATTAGAAAAAGTAACCTTCAAAAAAGCTTATTTTACCAATCAATATATACAAGAATTTGATGATTCTTTATTTAGAGAACGCACTCCTCCTTACACAACTGTTGGAAGATGGATTGGATTAGATGTAGAATACGAAAGTGAAGATGAAGACGAAAAACTTTCTACTCATCCAAATATAGAAGCACGTATCAAAAACATTTCTAAGAGAATTACAGAAACTACCAATCAAAATAAGCTATACATAACAGCAACAAAAGAAAGTTTTCAGAATATCAAAAAAATAGCTGATTATGAAATACTCCAAATTCAGCTTGTACAAAACAGGTGTATAGATGCTATTTATCAAATTATTGCTCTGAATAATAAGTACAATGAAAATAGTTCTACTGATATAACTATGGCAAAAGCTCTTTATGGAATAGCCAAACATGGAAATGTAGAAGAAAAAATAAGTACAAATTATGACTATTCAGAAACAGATTGGAAAGATAACAATTGGTACGCTGCTTTAGGAGAAATGACAGAAAGAGACAAAACTATATTTGCTCTTACATACTTGTTTTCTAACCTAGATAAAAAAATAGATACTCTCTATTCAAAAAAAGCCATAACAGATTTATTGATAGATGTTTATATTTATCACGATGAGTTATTGAAAGAAAATTTGAGGATAACAAATAATTTTGATTCTGTATGGACAACTCAAATGACAAAACATGCTCGTTATGATGAGTTTTTGAAGGTAGCAAAAGAAGAGTTTGATGAATATCAAGAATGGGAAGACTTCAAAGAAAATAGAAAAGGTATGCGAGAATACAGAAAAAGAGTAGTAAAAGCTCGTTATAACGGTTTCAAATTAGGAGTTGATGATGTAATGATTACAGATGTTCGCTATCTCAAAATGAATGTTAAAAAAGGAAAAATTGCTCCTCTCAAAACATTGATTGATAAAGAAGAGTATGCCATCGAATCTATAAAAGAAAGTGCTGATAGATTAGACCTAAATACGCTTGTTCTTGACCCTAGAGCATTAGAAAAATCGGAAACTACACTTGCTATTTTTAATGATTTGGCTACTGTAAATTCTTGGTACATAGCACAGCCTGATATAGATGAAATGTACACCTTTGTAACCAGTAATTACACAGATATTGAAGAAGTGGCAGAGCGAAACGGAACAAGGCATTTTGTTCGTATGGCAATGTTAGATTTGAAAGCTCCTTTTGAATCAAGTAAATACTACTTATACGGTGGTGCTGGTTTTATTTTTACTGCCGCAGCTTTCTATATGTTTCCTTATACAATTTATAGGACTTTTGTAAATCATGATGCTATTATCCTAACAGAAGTATATGATTTGGATAGGTCACGTCCATTGATTATGTATAATGTTTCTGGAAAACCTTTTGGAAAGACAAACATGAAACAAAATATTTTCTTCCAACTTTCTCAAATAAAATCTAAATAA
- a CDS encoding potassium transporter TrkG, translated as MKNFKTRFSTYRNTFREQFQNHVFESRDRILLLIKTLSVICSAIALGFLVYRYGFYVDAPIERVIFGTLDVIFFAFAIFFVFRVIYDSHWIDFLRRNWFEALLIAFVIFCGTLNYILNFRITYYYFELLGFTNPELSNQHFLSIYMLLMIGLDLTRITTLLSEISYKPATTFLLSFVLLILMGAGMLMLPTMTPGKTSMDLIDAIFTSTSASCVTGLIVVDTATAFTLKGQIVILVLIQLGGIGMVSFATFFASFLTQGVGIKHQSIIQDYLSSESLVSATKLLRKVVLITLFIEFLGTIGIYYAWDEELWEQSQQFEDVGEKIFFSFFHSVSAFCNGGFSLFSGGMADTNYKIDRMYNLHFIIVWIVILGGLGYTTIEDIFSFKSIKERFIRPWKQWNVVTKINVYTTFTLLAIGTIGFLLLEIEKLTDRTIIQAFVTALFQSMTTRTAGFNTMDFEALNPATIMMCLVLMFIGASSGSTAGGIKITTFVLVFVAAVANIRRQERIVIANRTIPDELIRKAFSIFIFAIAYNILAIFLLLLVQEPSSPNDTKFILKIIFEQVSAFATVGISMNLTGELSFWGKVIIIASMYLGRVGTLTLALALSNAVVTNSYRHPNAHVMVG; from the coding sequence TTGAAGAATTTTAAAACTCGCTTTTCTACTTATAGAAATACTTTTCGGGAACAGTTTCAAAACCATGTGTTTGAAAGCCGTGACAGAATTTTATTATTGATAAAAACACTTTCAGTAATCTGTTCGGCTATTGCGCTTGGGTTTTTGGTGTATCGTTATGGTTTTTATGTAGATGCTCCGATTGAGCGTGTTATTTTCGGAACGCTTGATGTTATCTTTTTTGCATTTGCAATCTTTTTTGTTTTTCGTGTAATTTATGATTCTCATTGGATTGATTTTTTGCGTCGAAATTGGTTTGAGGCTCTTTTGATAGCTTTTGTGATTTTTTGTGGGACATTAAACTATATCCTTAACTTTAGGATAACCTACTACTATTTTGAGCTTTTAGGCTTTACCAATCCAGAATTATCAAACCAACATTTTTTATCTATCTATATGCTTTTGATGATAGGTTTGGATTTGACACGAATTACTACGCTTCTTTCAGAAATTAGTTATAAACCTGCCACAACCTTCTTACTTAGTTTTGTTCTTCTTATTTTGATGGGAGCGGGAATGCTAATGTTACCTACCATGACCCCTGGTAAAACAAGTATGGATTTGATTGATGCTATTTTTACTTCTACAAGTGCTTCTTGTGTTACTGGACTTATTGTGGTGGATACAGCAACTGCTTTTACGCTCAAAGGACAGATTGTAATCCTTGTTTTGATACAACTTGGAGGAATTGGAATGGTTTCTTTTGCTACCTTTTTTGCAAGTTTTCTGACACAGGGAGTAGGAATAAAACACCAATCTATCATTCAAGATTATTTGAGTAGTGAATCACTTGTTTCGGCTACAAAGCTTCTGCGTAAAGTCGTTTTGATTACTCTTTTTATAGAGTTTTTGGGTACAATCGGTATTTATTATGCGTGGGACGAAGAGCTTTGGGAGCAAAGTCAGCAATTTGAAGATGTAGGAGAGAAAATATTTTTTTCCTTTTTTCACTCTGTTTCTGCATTCTGTAATGGTGGTTTTAGCTTGTTTTCTGGAGGTATGGCAGATACAAATTACAAGATTGATAGAATGTATAATTTGCATTTTATTATTGTTTGGATTGTCATTTTGGGAGGACTTGGTTATACCACGATTGAAGATATTTTTTCATTCAAAAGCATCAAAGAACGCTTTATAAGACCTTGGAAACAATGGAATGTAGTAACTAAAATTAATGTTTATACTACTTTTACACTTCTTGCTATTGGTACAATCGGATTTCTTTTATTAGAAATAGAAAAGCTGACAGACAGAACAATTATTCAAGCCTTTGTAACGGCACTTTTCCAGTCTATGACAACGAGAACAGCAGGTTTTAATACAATGGATTTTGAAGCTCTCAATCCTGCTACCATTATGATGTGTTTGGTTTTGATGTTTATTGGTGCTTCTTCGGGTTCGACGGCTGGTGGTATCAAAATAACTACTTTTGTACTTGTTTTTGTAGCTGCTGTGGCTAATATTAGAAGACAAGAACGTATCGTAATTGCTAACCGAACGATTCCAGATGAGCTTATTAGAAAGGCGTTTTCCATCTTTATTTTTGCGATTGCTTATAATATTTTGGCAATTTTTCTCTTGCTTTTGGTACAAGAACCCTCCTCCCCTAATGATACAAAATTTATTCTAAAGATTATTTTCGAACAGGTTTCAGCCTTCGCTACTGTCGGAATTAGTATGAATCTAACAGGTGAACTTTCTTTTTGGGGAAAAGTAATTATTATTGCTTCTATGTACCTAGGTCGTGTCGGAACACTTACTCTTGCCCTTGCACTTAGTAATGCTGTGGTTACCAACTCTTATCGCCATCCGAATGCTCACGTAATGGTGGGTTAA
- a CDS encoding leucine-rich repeat domain-containing protein, translated as MKSFIKFTLALLCAFILMIIFSVYGRNLSRDTVFIFPLVVIGAVFVLSLIISCLISIFFIKRGKFKSTFQKSILPTFIISFLSFFVYVSYSKFTGGREADRFASLSLEERLEEEFIEDPKQKFLHISNSEDSIFPKNIGKFSHIDYLSIRQTNIRTLPKEFAQLTNLELLSLDRNKFDTLPEIIFELKNLERLHIMGNHITYISPNIKKLESLKNLSFYGAGAEEYLKSIPKEIGELPKLEHLALNNIDSFPKELGNLNSLTSLMLHQTSFNEFPAFLFELKNIERITIAFRPTQPFPHITKDFEKLKTLKYLRFMYIYPSDEEKKKLQELLPNTEIEY; from the coding sequence ATGAAATCCTTTATAAAATTTACTCTTGCTCTATTATGTGCTTTTATTTTGATGATAATTTTTAGTGTTTATGGCAGAAATTTATCTAGAGATACGGTATTTATTTTTCCATTAGTTGTTATAGGAGCTGTATTTGTACTTTCACTCATTATTAGTTGTTTGATTTCTATTTTTTTTATCAAAAGAGGAAAATTCAAATCTACATTTCAAAAGTCTATTCTGCCTACATTTATAATTTCGTTTCTTTCGTTTTTTGTATATGTTAGCTATTCAAAGTTTACTGGTGGGAGAGAGGCAGACAGATTTGCATCATTAAGCCTAGAAGAACGATTAGAAGAAGAATTTATAGAAGATCCGAAGCAAAAATTCCTTCATATTAGTAATTCAGAAGATTCCATTTTTCCAAAAAATATTGGGAAGTTTTCTCACATAGATTATCTATCGATTAGGCAAACAAATATCAGAACATTACCAAAAGAATTTGCACAACTGACTAACCTAGAACTTCTTTCTTTAGATAGAAATAAGTTTGATACACTTCCAGAAATAATATTTGAGCTCAAAAATTTAGAGAGGTTACATATAATGGGAAACCATATTACCTATATATCTCCAAATATTAAGAAGTTAGAAAGCTTAAAAAATTTATCATTTTATGGTGCAGGAGCAGAAGAATATTTAAAATCTATTCCAAAAGAAATCGGCGAACTTCCAAAATTAGAACACTTGGCTTTGAATAATATAGATTCTTTTCCAAAAGAATTAGGAAACTTAAATTCACTTACTTCTTTGATGTTACATCAAACCAGTTTTAATGAATTTCCAGCTTTCTTATTCGAACTCAAAAATATTGAAAGGATAACTATTGCCTTTCGTCCTACCCAGCCTTTTCCTCACATTACTAAAGATTTTGAAAAGCTAAAAACGTTAAAGTATCTTCGTTTTATGTATATTTATCCTAGTGATGAAGAAAAAAAGAAACTACAAGAACTTCTACCCAATACAGAAATCGAATACTAA
- the glyA gene encoding serine hydroxymethyltransferase, with protein MQRDTQIFDLIEQERQRQEHGIELIASENFVSPQVMEAMGSVLTNKYAEGLPNKRYYGGCEVVDKVEQLAIDRLKELFGAKWANVQPHSGAQANAAVMLAVLNAGDKILGFDLSHGGHLTHGSIVNFSGKLYEPHFYGVEKETGLIDWDKVEEKAKEVQPKLLICGASAYSREWDYARLRKIADSVGALLLADIAHPAGLIAGGILDNPLPHCHIVTSTTHKTLRGARGGIIMMGKDFENPFGIKTPKGETRMMSSLLDSGVFPGTQGGPLEHVIAGKAIAFGEALKPEFKTYIKQVAKNAQAMAKAFVARDYKIISGGTDNHLMLIDLRNKNITGKKAENTLVKADITLNKNMVPFDDKSPFVTSGMRVGTAAITTRGMMESDMERIVELIDKVLMNADDENIIADVRAEINNWMKDFPLYKELEMSV; from the coding sequence ATGCAACGAGATACTCAAATTTTTGATTTAATAGAACAAGAACGCCAACGCCAAGAACATGGCATCGAACTAATTGCTTCTGAAAACTTTGTTTCTCCTCAAGTAATGGAAGCAATGGGAAGTGTTTTGACAAATAAATATGCCGAAGGATTACCAAATAAAAGATATTACGGTGGCTGTGAAGTAGTAGATAAAGTAGAACAATTAGCTATTGATCGTTTGAAAGAACTCTTCGGTGCAAAATGGGCAAATGTACAGCCACACTCTGGCGCACAAGCAAATGCAGCCGTTATGTTAGCTGTCTTGAATGCTGGAGACAAGATTTTAGGTTTTGACCTTTCACATGGTGGACACCTTACACACGGTTCAATAGTTAATTTTTCAGGGAAATTGTACGAACCTCATTTTTATGGTGTAGAAAAAGAGACTGGTCTTATTGATTGGGATAAAGTAGAAGAAAAGGCAAAAGAAGTTCAGCCAAAATTATTAATTTGTGGTGCTTCTGCCTATTCTCGTGAGTGGGATTATGCTCGTTTGCGTAAAATTGCTGACAGTGTTGGTGCGCTTTTATTAGCTGACATTGCTCACCCTGCTGGACTTATTGCAGGTGGTATTTTGGATAACCCGTTGCCACATTGTCATATCGTAACTTCTACTACTCATAAAACATTGCGTGGCGCAAGAGGTGGAATTATTATGATGGGTAAAGACTTTGAAAATCCATTTGGTATCAAAACTCCAAAAGGAGAAACAAGAATGATGTCTTCTTTATTAGATTCAGGTGTTTTCCCTGGTACACAAGGAGGTCCTTTGGAGCATGTCATTGCAGGAAAAGCAATCGCATTTGGAGAAGCTCTCAAGCCAGAATTTAAAACGTATATCAAACAAGTTGCAAAAAATGCACAAGCGATGGCAAAGGCATTTGTGGCTAGAGATTATAAAATTATTTCTGGAGGAACAGACAATCATTTGATGCTTATTGACCTTCGTAATAAAAATATTACAGGAAAGAAAGCTGAAAATACACTCGTAAAAGCTGATATTACGCTCAATAAAAACATGGTTCCTTTTGATGACAAATCTCCTTTTGTTACTTCTGGAATGCGTGTAGGAACGGCTGCCATTACTACTCGTGGAATGATGGAAAGCGATATGGAGCGTATTGTAGAATTGATAGATAAAGTATTGATGAATGCAGACGATGAGAATATAATTGCTGATGTTCGTGCAGAAATAAATAACTGGATGAAAGACTTTCCTTTGTATAAAGAATTAGAAATGAGTGTATAA
- a CDS encoding chromate transporter, with protein MKDILLLALTAFGGPQAHIAMFLDILVVKRKYLTEAELIELNALCQILPGPTSTQTLMAVGYKRGGTYLAFWTLCVWILPATILMSAAAIGLAYIQKQEISLDFTRFIQPMAIGFVSFAALRISRKVVKTKTAFVLMILAGIASYFYRTPWVFPIILIAGGLVTAVKFKKEEKEEKQKFDIRWRFLILYGAVFIGVAILGNATKGVLLLIFENFYRNGSLIFGGGQVLIPILYTEFVTFKQFLTADEFLSGYALVQAVPGPVFSFAAFVGALTMYKRLSWLQTSFLAGSGYFGTFFSNAFGGAVGGILGGLLGGLTASIAVFLPGMFLIFFVIRFWEQLKKFRPVKASLEGINGASAGLVIAGAFLLLEPIEKSPVNVGIMLSTFLILQFTKIPAPFLILIGLLIGFIF; from the coding sequence TTGAAAGACATTTTATTGCTTGCCCTAACTGCTTTTGGAGGGCCACAAGCACATATTGCTATGTTTTTGGATATTTTGGTAGTAAAAAGAAAATATCTTACTGAAGCCGAACTCATCGAACTCAATGCCCTGTGTCAGATTTTGCCAGGACCTACTTCTACTCAAACTTTGATGGCTGTTGGCTACAAACGAGGGGGAACATATCTTGCTTTTTGGACACTTTGTGTTTGGATTTTACCTGCTACAATCTTGATGTCTGCTGCTGCAATTGGACTAGCATATATTCAAAAACAAGAAATTTCATTAGACTTTACTCGTTTTATTCAGCCGATGGCAATCGGTTTTGTTTCTTTTGCTGCGCTGCGAATTTCTCGTAAAGTGGTCAAGACAAAGACAGCTTTCGTACTCATGATTTTGGCAGGAATAGCTTCTTACTTTTATCGGACACCGTGGGTTTTTCCTATAATTCTAATTGCTGGAGGGCTAGTAACGGCTGTAAAATTTAAAAAAGAAGAAAAAGAAGAAAAACAAAAATTTGATATTCGGTGGCGTTTTTTGATTTTATATGGTGCTGTTTTTATTGGAGTAGCCATTTTGGGAAATGCTACAAAAGGCGTTTTACTACTTATTTTTGAGAACTTTTATAGAAATGGAAGTCTTATTTTTGGAGGAGGACAAGTTTTGATCCCGATTCTTTATACCGAATTTGTTACCTTCAAACAGTTTCTGACAGCAGATGAGTTTTTGTCTGGCTATGCGCTCGTACAGGCTGTTCCAGGTCCTGTATTTTCGTTTGCTGCCTTTGTTGGTGCGCTGACGATGTATAAACGTCTTTCTTGGTTACAGACTTCTTTTTTAGCTGGTTCAGGGTATTTTGGAACTTTTTTTAGTAACGCTTTTGGTGGAGCTGTTGGAGGGATTTTGGGTGGGCTTTTGGGAGGGCTAACGGCTTCAATAGCTGTTTTTTTACCTGGTATGTTTTTGATTTTCTTTGTGATTCGTTTTTGGGAACAACTCAAAAAGTTTCGTCCAGTAAAAGCATCATTAGAAGGAATAAATGGTGCAAGTGCAGGGTTAGTTATTGCAGGAGCATTTTTGCTTTTAGAACCTATCGAAAAATCGCCTGTTAATGTTGGTATTATGCTTTCTACCTTTCTGATTCTTCAATTTACCAAAATACCTGCTCCTTTTTTGATTTTGATAGGGCTTCTGATTGGGTTTATTTTTTGA